The Bacillus carboniphilus genome contains a region encoding:
- a CDS encoding VOC family protein, with translation MKQQITPYLCFNGNAEQALQFYKKIFGGEVLEIQTFGEADFPTPPEAKNRILHAKFKKDQLLFMVSDSFPGKEVEIGSNISLVLEFDEKQEIEKTYKLLSEKGTIIMELQDTFWDACYAKVKDAFGVTWDLNHSYNKK, from the coding sequence ATGAAACAACAAATAACACCATATTTATGTTTCAATGGAAATGCAGAACAGGCATTACAGTTTTACAAGAAGATTTTTGGAGGAGAAGTTTTAGAAATTCAAACTTTTGGAGAAGCTGATTTTCCAACCCCTCCAGAAGCAAAAAATAGAATTCTACATGCGAAATTTAAAAAAGATCAGTTATTATTCATGGTTTCGGACTCATTCCCTGGAAAAGAAGTAGAAATTGGAAGTAATATTTCTTTAGTCTTAGAATTTGATGAGAAACAAGAGATTGAAAAAACCTATAAACTTTTATCTGAAAAGGGAACCATTATCATGGAGCTACAGGACACATTTTGGGACGCATGCTATGCAAAAGTAAAAGACGCTTTTGGTGTCACATGGGATCTCAACCACTCATATAACAAAAAATAA
- a CDS encoding DUF4269 domain-containing protein, producing MFQDLDYLLAGNERQKKAYQVISSLNIYDHLNEDSPVLCGTIPIGIDVEGSDLDIIVEVHDEARYEEKVRRLYGHLDGFTVKHKTIRKFPIVKVNFTYNHFEFELFAQAEPVKRQYAYLHMIIEHEILKKYPHMKSEIIQLKKQGYKTEPAFCYLLRIEGDPYEGLIEYGKEQGFI from the coding sequence GTGTTCCAAGATCTAGATTATTTACTTGCAGGGAATGAAAGGCAAAAAAAAGCGTATCAAGTGATTTCTTCGTTAAACATCTATGATCATTTAAATGAGGATTCGCCTGTCTTATGTGGGACAATCCCTATTGGAATAGATGTGGAAGGATCTGACTTAGATATTATTGTAGAAGTTCATGATGAAGCTCGCTATGAAGAGAAGGTGAGAAGGTTATATGGACATCTGGACGGCTTTACAGTAAAACATAAGACGATTCGAAAATTCCCTATTGTAAAAGTCAATTTCACCTATAATCATTTTGAATTTGAGTTATTCGCACAAGCAGAGCCAGTAAAACGACAATATGCCTATCTTCATATGATTATAGAACACGAAATCTTAAAGAAGTATCCTCATATGAAAAGCGAAATCATCCAATTGAAAAAACAAGGGTATAAAACTGAACCTGCTTTTTGTTATTTGCTTCGTATAGAAGGAGATCCATACGAAGGGTTAATTGAGTATGGAAAGGAACAAGGGTTTATTTAG
- the moaA gene encoding GTP 3',8-cyclase MoaA, with amino-acid sequence MPVVDRLYRPLKDLRISVTDRCNFRCSYCMPKEIFGQDYPFLKREEILSFEEIIRVAKVASTLGVEKIRLTGGEPLLRKGVSELISQLNRIEGIRYITLTTNGVYLEKYAEQLKQAGICRVNVSLDSLDPEIFKQINDMNIGPEPVLKGILRAKETGLEVKVNMVVKKGVNESQVLPMVQFFKEKEIALRFIEFMDVGSTNGWDLKDVLTKKELHSIISEKYPIEPVNPTYFGEVAKRYRYVGSSSEVGFISSVSETFCSSCTRARLSTDGKIYTCLFASEGFDLKSLLRSSVDDSELKQVLMDVWNKREDRYSELRTEKSEKRKKIEMSYIGG; translated from the coding sequence ATGCCCGTAGTTGATCGTTTGTATAGGCCTTTAAAGGACTTGCGAATTTCTGTAACCGATCGATGTAATTTTCGTTGCAGCTATTGTATGCCGAAAGAAATTTTTGGACAAGACTACCCATTTTTAAAGAGAGAAGAGATTTTATCGTTTGAAGAGATCATTCGGGTCGCTAAAGTTGCATCTACTCTCGGAGTAGAAAAAATTCGTTTGACGGGTGGAGAACCTTTATTACGAAAAGGTGTATCAGAGTTAATTTCACAGCTAAATCGAATAGAAGGAATACGTTATATCACCTTAACCACAAACGGCGTCTATCTCGAAAAATATGCAGAGCAACTAAAACAAGCGGGAATTTGTCGGGTAAATGTAAGTCTTGATTCTCTTGATCCAGAAATTTTTAAACAGATCAATGATATGAATATAGGTCCAGAACCCGTTTTAAAAGGGATCCTTAGAGCAAAGGAAACGGGACTCGAAGTAAAGGTGAACATGGTCGTGAAAAAAGGGGTCAATGAATCGCAAGTGTTACCCATGGTTCAATTTTTTAAAGAAAAGGAAATCGCGTTACGTTTCATTGAATTTATGGATGTGGGGTCAACAAATGGTTGGGATTTAAAAGACGTCCTGACTAAAAAAGAGCTGCATTCGATTATCAGTGAAAAATATCCTATAGAACCGGTGAATCCAACTTATTTTGGTGAGGTAGCTAAACGTTATCGTTATGTAGGTTCAAGTTCTGAAGTAGGGTTTATCTCTTCAGTATCTGAAACCTTCTGTTCTTCTTGCACAAGAGCAAGGCTTTCAACAGATGGGAAAATTTACACTTGTTTGTTTGCATCAGAAGGATTTGATTTAAAGTCTCTCCTTCGTTCAAGTGTAGATGACTCTGAACTAAAACAGGTTCTTATGGATGTTTGGAATAAACGAGAGGATCGTTATTCAGAACTGCGAACGGAGAAAAGTGAAAAAAGGAAGAAAATCGAAATGTCTTATATCGGTGGTTAG
- a CDS encoding DUF4260 domain-containing protein has product MQRILLHGEGLFVLLTTVYIYSINEFSWVLFLLFLLVPDVSMVGFLINNRVGARIYNLFHTYILSLSAILIGFYFLSDIFLMMGLVWTAHISIDRLLGLGLKYQSSFQDTHLQRL; this is encoded by the coding sequence ATGCAGAGAATTTTGTTACATGGTGAAGGACTTTTTGTTCTATTGACTACTGTCTATATATACTCTATTAATGAGTTTAGTTGGGTGCTATTCTTATTGTTTTTACTTGTTCCTGATGTTTCGATGGTAGGCTTTCTTATCAACAATCGAGTGGGTGCAAGGATATATAATTTGTTTCATACATATATACTTTCGCTTTCAGCTATTTTAATAGGGTTCTATTTTTTATCTGATATTTTTCTAATGATGGGGTTAGTATGGACAGCTCATATTTCTATCGATCGTCTCCTTGGGCTTGGACTAAAATATCAGTCTAGCTTTCAAGATACACATTTGCAGAGGCTATAA
- a CDS encoding nucleotidyltransferase domain-containing protein, with translation MKKHIVEVIKQIEKDHDIKVLYACESGSRAWGFPSKDSDYDVRFIYVHKVNWYLSIDQKRDVIEIPGRDSLSIKVDPLLDVSGWELTKALRLFRKSNPPLLEWLRSSMIYYQAYSTIDQLRAIENEVFSPISCMHHYLHMAKRNFREYLQKEEVKIKKYFYVLRPVLAGKWIENHQTVPPIEFEKVFEAMIEEGPLKQSIHELLARKKAGEELFLEKRIDVINEYLEKEIDYLEQYVKTIEIERKDPTDQLDQLFRDTLKEVWS, from the coding sequence ATGAAAAAACATATAGTAGAGGTTATTAAACAAATTGAAAAGGATCATGATATCAAAGTGCTTTATGCATGTGAATCCGGAAGCAGGGCGTGGGGATTTCCATCAAAAGATAGTGACTATGATGTCAGGTTTATTTATGTACATAAGGTCAATTGGTATTTGTCGATTGATCAAAAAAGAGATGTCATCGAAATACCAGGGAGAGATTCATTGTCTATAAAGGTGGACCCACTTTTAGATGTAAGCGGGTGGGAGTTAACGAAAGCGTTAAGGCTGTTTAGAAAATCGAATCCACCCTTATTAGAGTGGCTTCGCTCAAGCATGATTTATTATCAAGCGTATTCGACTATTGATCAATTGCGAGCAATTGAGAATGAAGTGTTTTCACCGATCTCATGTATGCACCACTATTTACATATGGCTAAAAGAAACTTTAGGGAATACCTTCAAAAAGAAGAAGTGAAGATAAAAAAATATTTTTATGTTTTAAGACCCGTTCTTGCTGGGAAGTGGATTGAAAATCATCAAACGGTTCCTCCAATTGAGTTTGAGAAGGTGTTTGAAGCAATGATTGAAGAAGGACCTCTAAAACAATCGATTCATGAGCTTTTAGCACGCAAAAAAGCGGGAGAAGAGTTATTCCTAGAGAAGAGGATCGACGTTATAAATGAATATTTGGAAAAAGAAATTGATTATTTGGAGCAGTATGTGAAAACGATAGAAATTGAACGAAAAGACCCAACGGATCAACTTGATCAGTTGTTTAGGGACACATTAAAAGAGGTATGGAGTTAA